The following are encoded together in the Methanosarcina flavescens genome:
- a CDS encoding COG1361 S-layer family protein: protein MIKIKNSLIPLVLSLLFVSSLFAVPACAAVGGANLKVTIIETNPYPAKIGEYLTLTVQVENIGGDKADNVDIEIVPQYPFSLDSQANAVKNVGALNPGRTATKEFYLFVDKNAQKGVRSIDIRTKTGKDSPWSEKSFDIRIGTETFNSKGTVELKEVVSEPQVFMPGDRGTITVTLTNTATTPTVTIDGSDFDTNARIQAAVLRPLSDGIVVLDAPYGDMGILGPGDSIKLTFNVKVTEEATDGTHNLELAIEGNSFDYNSRKNIPLKVDSSNIKVIPSKELQIVNGESTLEFDVANTHPNEFNSVSIKPEAEGIRFFPAEYFIGPMNPDELFTIEFNAVADDSSDTRETSEPVNLTLSASYNNGINKHENIVSNLYIQPVEESTGSSSNLLIQGLLLAFIAVVGILIYRKKKKSKK, encoded by the coding sequence ATGATAAAAATCAAAAACTCACTTATTCCTCTTGTATTATCTTTGCTTTTTGTTTCTTCTCTTTTTGCAGTTCCTGCCTGTGCAGCTGTTGGGGGAGCCAACCTGAAAGTTACAATAATCGAAACAAATCCTTATCCGGCTAAAATAGGAGAATACCTGACCCTAACCGTTCAGGTGGAGAATATCGGAGGGGATAAAGCTGACAATGTTGATATAGAAATCGTACCTCAATATCCTTTCTCTCTTGATTCCCAGGCAAATGCTGTAAAGAATGTTGGAGCCCTCAATCCTGGCAGGACTGCTACAAAGGAGTTTTACCTTTTTGTAGACAAGAATGCACAGAAAGGTGTACGTTCTATTGATATCCGTACAAAAACTGGTAAAGACAGTCCCTGGAGTGAGAAAAGTTTTGATATACGAATAGGTACTGAAACGTTTAACAGCAAAGGTACAGTTGAACTTAAGGAAGTCGTTTCGGAGCCTCAGGTTTTCATGCCAGGGGACAGGGGTACAATCACTGTAACTCTCACTAATACTGCAACCACCCCGACTGTTACTATTGATGGTAGTGATTTTGATACCAATGCCCGAATTCAGGCTGCGGTTTTAAGGCCTTTATCTGACGGGATAGTTGTGCTTGACGCCCCCTACGGGGATATGGGTATTCTGGGGCCTGGAGACAGTATCAAGCTGACCTTCAATGTAAAGGTTACAGAGGAAGCTACAGACGGAACTCATAACCTTGAACTCGCAATAGAGGGTAACTCCTTCGATTACAATAGCAGAAAGAACATTCCTCTAAAGGTCGACTCTTCAAACATAAAAGTAATCCCTTCAAAGGAGCTCCAGATAGTAAATGGTGAATCTACCCTTGAATTTGATGTGGCAAATACTCATCCTAATGAGTTTAATTCAGTAAGCATAAAACCTGAAGCTGAGGGTATAAGATTTTTCCCTGCTGAATATTTCATAGGTCCAATGAATCCGGACGAGCTTTTTACCATTGAATTCAATGCAGTAGCAGACGATTCATCAGATACTAGAGAAACCTCAGAGCCTGTAAACCTGACACTCTCAGCAAGTTATAACAATGGAATAAACAAGCACGAAAACATAGTAAGCAACCTGTATATTCAGCCTGTAGAGGAATCAACAGGGAGCAGTTCAAACCTGCTTATCCAGGGTTTATTACTCGCCTTTATTGCTGTCGTAGGGATTTTAATTTACAGAAAGAAGAAAAAGAGCAAAAAATGA
- a CDS encoding Hsp20/alpha crystallin family protein: MDSTIPRILKTPILAMYHDDRRQLLTLEVELPDVKSENITLLMHENSFYLKAFSETVEYFGSFFLDGPVDPEKATAVNEKGMLTIKAPYKESFTCARYVPIQ, from the coding sequence ATGGACAGTACTATACCCAGAATATTGAAAACTCCAATACTAGCAATGTATCACGATGACAGACGCCAGCTTCTTACTCTGGAAGTTGAACTTCCCGATGTAAAAAGTGAAAACATAACGCTTTTGATGCATGAAAATAGCTTCTACCTTAAAGCTTTCAGTGAAACGGTAGAGTACTTCGGGTCATTCTTTCTAGATGGACCCGTTGATCCAGAAAAAGCAACCGCTGTCAATGAAAAAGGCATGCTTACTATCAAAGCTCCCTATAAAGAGAGCTTCACGTGTGCAAGATACGTTCCGATTCAGTAA
- a CDS encoding COG1361 S-layer family protein yields MQMIKKNIIATFFSLLLISSLFAVPACAAVGGANLKVTIVETNPYPAKIGEYLTLTVQVENIGGDKADNVDIEIVPQYPFSLDSQANAVKNVGVLNPGRTATKEFHLFVDKNAQKGVRSIDIRTKTGKDSPWSEKSFDIRIGTETFNSKGTVELKEVVSEPQVFMPGDRGTITVTLTNTATTPTVTIGGNDFDTNARIQAAVLRPLSDGIVVLDAPYGDMGILGPGDSIKLTFNVKVTEEATDGTHNLELAIEGNSFDYNSRKNIALKVDSSNIKVIPSKELTMIDGKSTIEFDVANTHPNEFNSVSIKPEAEGIRFFPAEYFIGPMNPDELFTIEFNAVADDSWNPRSEKGTNMSLTANYNNGINRHVNTVGNLNFTNVSGSTESSPKAVLAGGLIIIAVPAAFLFYRRRKH; encoded by the coding sequence ATGCAAATGATTAAGAAGAATATTATAGCAACATTTTTTTCTCTACTGTTGATTTCCTCTCTTTTTGCAGTTCCTGCCTGTGCAGCTGTTGGGGGAGCCAACCTGAAAGTTACAATAGTCGAGACAAATCCCTATCCTGCAAAAATAGGAGAATACCTGACCCTAACCGTTCAGGTGGAGAATATCGGAGGGGATAAAGCTGACAATGTTGATATAGAAATCGTACCTCAATATCCTTTCTCTCTTGATTCCCAGGCAAATGCTGTAAAGAACGTTGGAGTCCTCAATCCTGGCAGGACTGCTACAAAGGAATTTCATCTTTTTGTAGACAAAAATGCACAGAAAGGTGTACGTTCTATTGATATCCGTACAAAAACTGGTAAAGACAGTCCCTGGAGTGAGAAAAGTTTTGATATACGAATAGGTACTGAAACGTTTAACAGCAAAGGTACAGTTGAACTTAAGGAAGTCGTTTCGGAGCCTCAGGTTTTCATGCCAGGGGACAGGGGTACAATCACTGTAACTCTCACTAACACTGCAACCACCCCGACTGTTACTATTGGCGGAAATGATTTTGATACCAATGCCCGAATTCAGGCTGCGGTTTTAAGGCCTTTATCTGACGGGATAGTTGTGCTTGACGCCCCCTACGGGGATATGGGTATTCTGGGGCCTGGAGACAGTATCAAGCTGACCTTCAATGTAAAGGTTACAGAGGAAGCTACAGACGGAACTCATAATCTTGAACTCGCAATAGAGGGTAACTCCTTCGATTACAATAGCAGAAAGAACATTGCTCTAAAGGTCGACTCTTCAAACATAAAGGTAATCCCTTCAAAGGAACTTACAATGATCGATGGAAAATCCACAATTGAATTTGATGTTGCAAACACTCATCCTAACGAGTTTAATTCGGTAAGCATAAAACCCGAAGCTGAGGGTATAAGATTTTTCCCTGCTGAATATTTCATAGGACCAATGAATCCGGACGAACTCTTTACTATCGAATTCAACGCAGTGGCAGATGATTCATGGAATCCCAGAAGCGAGAAAGGGACAAACATGAGTCTCACTGCAAATTACAATAATGGGATCAACAGGCATGTAAATACTGTAGGCAATCTGAACTTTACAAATGTTTCGGGATCTACGGAATCTAGTCCAAAAGCCGTACTGGCAGGCGGACTTATCATAATTGCTGTTCCCGCAGCCTTCTTGTTCTACAGAAGAAGAAAACATTAA
- a CDS encoding ABC transporter ATP-binding protein: MNINKNSLPDDGLPIVEVSNVRKTYVLGNLEIPVLSDINLKIERGEFLAIMGPSGSGKSTLVNLIGCLDKPTEGQVLVRGRDLNRMSDQELARLRGLEIGFVFQTFNLVPRLTALENVLLPTFANYRGSIDPKKRARELLEIMGLEDRMHHKPGELSGGQSQRVSIARALINDPAILLADEPTGNLDSRTGAEILRIFMDLSMEGRTIVIVTHDPEIAKYADRVILVKDGIIQYN; this comes from the coding sequence GTGAATATTAACAAAAATAGTTTGCCTGATGACGGACTTCCTATTGTCGAAGTTTCCAATGTCAGGAAAACCTATGTACTTGGGAATTTGGAGATTCCCGTTCTCTCAGATATCAATCTTAAAATTGAACGGGGAGAATTCCTAGCTATTATGGGTCCATCTGGCTCCGGAAAGAGTACTCTTGTGAACCTTATAGGTTGCCTTGACAAGCCTACCGAAGGGCAGGTTCTTGTAAGGGGAAGGGATCTAAATAGAATGTCAGATCAGGAGCTTGCTCGCCTTCGGGGGCTTGAGATAGGTTTTGTTTTTCAAACTTTTAATCTTGTTCCGCGCCTGACTGCTCTTGAGAATGTTTTGCTCCCTACTTTTGCCAACTATAGAGGTAGTATCGATCCAAAAAAGCGTGCAAGGGAACTCCTTGAAATTATGGGGCTGGAGGACAGGATGCACCATAAGCCGGGAGAGCTTTCAGGAGGTCAGTCACAGAGGGTCTCAATCGCACGTGCACTTATTAATGACCCAGCGATTCTTCTTGCAGATGAGCCGACTGGAAACCTCGACTCCAGAACAGGAGCCGAAATCCTTCGAATATTTATGGATTTGAGCATGGAAGGAAGAACAATAGTAATCGTTACACACGACCCTGAGATTGCAAAATATGCTGATAGAGTTATCCTGGTAAAGGATGGAATAATTCAATACAATTGA
- a CDS encoding flavin reductase family protein: protein METGEKRAIGAKNFLYPMPTTLVGAQVNGRPNYLTVAFCGIVQASPPMIAVTLGKMHYTNVGIKENQCFSVNIPSRHMIEVTDYCGIVSGKRIDKSKIFETFYGQLEKAPMIRECPVNLECRLVDTLDLGGASEVFIGEIIESYAEERFLCNEIPDIEKIEPIVFSMYDNNYWGIGERLGKAWSAGKKFGESSNEKKAENNELKENKYCRCDWKEISKN, encoded by the coding sequence ATGGAAACTGGAGAGAAAAGGGCAATTGGAGCCAAGAACTTTCTTTATCCCATGCCTACTACCCTCGTAGGGGCTCAAGTAAATGGAAGGCCGAATTACCTGACAGTCGCATTTTGTGGAATAGTACAGGCAAGCCCTCCTATGATCGCGGTGACCCTGGGGAAGATGCACTATACAAACGTAGGAATAAAGGAAAACCAGTGTTTTAGTGTAAATATCCCTTCCAGGCATATGATTGAGGTCACAGACTACTGCGGCATAGTCTCCGGAAAAAGAATTGACAAATCCAAAATTTTCGAAACTTTCTATGGACAACTTGAAAAGGCTCCAATGATTCGGGAATGCCCTGTGAATCTTGAGTGCAGGCTTGTAGATACACTGGATCTCGGAGGCGCGAGCGAAGTGTTCATAGGAGAAATTATTGAGAGCTATGCAGAAGAACGGTTTCTCTGTAATGAGATTCCTGATATCGAGAAGATCGAGCCTATAGTTTTTTCAATGTATGATAACAATTACTGGGGAATAGGAGAGCGCCTGGGCAAAGCCTGGTCTGCCGGGAAAAAGTTCGGCGAGAGCAGTAATGAAAAAAAAGCTGAAAACAATGAGCTGAAGGAAAATAAATATTGCAGGTGTGATTGGAAGGAAATAAGCAAAAACTAA
- a CDS encoding DUF1059 domain-containing protein, with product MKIIKCGDLGFKCNFMAVGSKLEEVENAILDHIEKQHGKELQSMSEDDRRHLKHRISTLLGRSCGCGAL from the coding sequence ATGAAAATAATAAAATGCGGGGATCTGGGGTTCAAGTGTAACTTTATGGCTGTTGGTAGCAAATTGGAAGAAGTTGAAAATGCTATTTTAGATCATATAGAAAAACAGCATGGAAAAGAACTTCAGAGTATGTCCGAAGATGACCGTCGTCATTTGAAGCATCGGATATCGACCCTTCTGGGAAGAAGTTGCGGCTGTGGAGCTCTGTAA
- a CDS encoding flavodoxin family protein, protein MKITVFSGSHKGREGNTLIMVEEFLKGAEEAGAETENIFLIEKNIGYCKGKFECWLKTPGMCTMRDDMDDLLPAFMASDIAVFACPVYFDNVPAVMKNFIDRLAPVLLPHFEEDERGEYRHAKRYEKFPKIAVISNAGLPGQTNFEVESLFFRRLARTFHTELVAEIYREEGEIFRGKSNIILKPLLGKYKKLLRCAGREIVENQKLSEKVVRELEKQIVPASLYIKFGNEEWDRLCEQNRVD, encoded by the coding sequence TTGAAGATAACAGTATTCAGCGGGAGCCATAAAGGCAGGGAAGGAAACACTCTAATTATGGTTGAGGAATTCCTGAAAGGGGCAGAGGAAGCAGGAGCAGAAACCGAAAATATTTTCCTGATCGAGAAAAACATTGGGTACTGTAAAGGAAAGTTTGAGTGCTGGCTCAAGACACCTGGAATGTGCACGATGCGGGATGATATGGATGACCTGCTTCCGGCTTTTATGGCATCGGATATTGCAGTATTTGCATGCCCAGTTTATTTTGATAACGTGCCAGCTGTTATGAAAAATTTCATAGACAGGCTTGCTCCTGTCCTTTTGCCTCATTTTGAAGAGGACGAAAGGGGTGAGTACAGGCATGCAAAACGCTATGAGAAGTTTCCTAAAATTGCTGTAATCTCAAATGCCGGGTTGCCCGGTCAGACAAATTTTGAGGTTGAAAGCCTTTTTTTCAGGAGGCTTGCAAGAACCTTTCACACTGAACTCGTTGCTGAGATTTACAGGGAAGAAGGAGAGATTTTCAGGGGCAAAAGCAATATCATACTAAAACCTCTTCTGGGAAAATATAAAAAATTGCTCAGGTGCGCAGGAAGAGAGATTGTCGAAAACCAGAAGCTCTCAGAAAAAGTAGTCCGTGAACTTGAAAAACAAATTGTGCCCGCAAGCCTGTATATAAAATTCGGGAATGAAGAATGGGATAGACTGTGCGAGCAAAACAGGGTTGACTGA
- a CDS encoding ABC transporter permease — MNFEFHAIYWREMVKFFRFKSVLFSSLIQPVMWLGFFGLAMSDSFDKLTSLVSSASGVPVVDYLSYMGAGIIAMDVLFSSLFGGTTLMFDKKFSLLRETLASPVPRFHIILGIGLSGVTKAFIQTFIIIGFGKLIGMDFFNGYSFAETFIAILGIMLLVAIFTLGFLFLSGSIAITIENPEGMQSILTLLSMPLFFISNALYPIDSFPTILKFLSMFNPLTLLADGIRYFALGSNFSVMGNHYAYTTADITFSFLGLIFFALTMLSAAMWRFNKVDI, encoded by the coding sequence ATGAACTTCGAATTTCATGCCATATACTGGAGAGAAATGGTGAAATTTTTTAGATTTAAATCGGTACTCTTCAGTTCACTGATCCAGCCTGTGATGTGGTTGGGGTTTTTCGGGCTTGCTATGTCAGATAGTTTTGACAAATTAACTTCGCTTGTTTCCAGTGCATCCGGAGTTCCTGTAGTAGATTACCTTTCGTATATGGGCGCAGGAATAATTGCAATGGACGTCCTGTTCAGCAGCCTGTTTGGGGGCACAACCCTTATGTTTGATAAGAAGTTCAGCCTTTTGAGGGAAACCTTGGCAAGCCCGGTTCCCAGGTTCCACATAATTCTCGGGATTGGGCTTTCAGGTGTGACCAAGGCCTTTATTCAAACTTTTATAATAATAGGATTTGGGAAACTTATAGGAATGGATTTCTTTAATGGATATAGCTTTGCTGAGACCTTTATCGCAATCTTGGGAATTATGCTACTGGTAGCGATCTTTACTCTGGGATTCCTTTTCCTCTCGGGTTCCATTGCGATTACTATTGAAAATCCTGAAGGGATGCAGTCAATCCTTACCCTGCTCAGCATGCCTCTTTTCTTTATAAGTAACGCCCTTTATCCTATCGACTCATTTCCTACTATACTCAAGTTTCTTTCAATGTTTAACCCACTTACGCTGCTGGCAGATGGGATCCGTTATTTTGCTTTAGGATCCAATTTCTCTGTAATGGGGAATCACTATGCTTATACAACCGCAGATATCACCTTCTCTTTCCTGGGCCTCATTTTCTTCGCCCTTACAATGCTATCTGCTGCTATGTGGAGGTTTAATAAGGTGGATATATAA
- a CDS encoding ATP-binding cassette domain-containing protein produces the protein MTKNVIEVNNLEHSYGSIKAVDNISFNVKQGEIFSFLGPNGAGKSTVINILTTLKKIQKGEARVNGYDVAKEPKSVRKSIGIVFQMLCLDHEMTVSENLEYHGKIYSMSKKERKERIEELLKLTDLESKRNTLAKDLSGGMKRRLELARGLMTKPAVLFLDEPTVGFDIQTRMKMWEYLREIKREGTTIFLTTHYMEEADQLSDRISIIDHGKIIVTGTSDELKNKLGKDLIYLETTNNKIAAEILRSLRSVKSVTEDTKSLRVIIGEDVTHALPQIMEKMRGEGIDITTVNIKKPSMDDVFVHYTGHGLREGDENGKQQGTEIGGNF, from the coding sequence ATGACCAAAAATGTCATAGAAGTAAATAATCTTGAACATTCATATGGTTCTATAAAAGCAGTCGATAACATAAGCTTTAATGTAAAACAGGGGGAAATTTTCTCGTTTCTTGGTCCAAATGGGGCGGGCAAGAGCACCGTGATTAATATTCTTACAACGCTGAAAAAGATCCAGAAGGGGGAGGCCAGGGTCAATGGGTATGATGTCGCAAAAGAACCAAAATCTGTAAGAAAATCAATAGGCATTGTTTTCCAGATGCTTTGCCTTGATCATGAGATGACAGTATCTGAAAACCTTGAATATCACGGTAAAATTTATTCCATGTCAAAGAAGGAAAGAAAAGAACGCATCGAGGAGCTCTTAAAGCTGACAGATCTGGAAAGTAAAAGGAATACCCTGGCAAAAGATCTCAGTGGTGGTATGAAGCGAAGGCTTGAACTTGCAAGAGGATTAATGACAAAACCCGCAGTCCTCTTTCTTGATGAACCGACTGTGGGTTTCGATATCCAGACGAGAATGAAAATGTGGGAATATCTTAGAGAGATTAAGAGAGAAGGCACAACCATATTTCTGACAACACACTATATGGAAGAAGCAGACCAGTTGAGCGACAGAATAAGCATAATTGATCATGGAAAAATAATTGTCACCGGAACATCGGATGAATTAAAGAATAAACTTGGTAAAGACCTTATTTACCTAGAAACTACTAATAATAAAATTGCTGCAGAGATTTTAAGGTCTCTTAGATCAGTAAAAAGCGTAACAGAAGATACTAAGTCTCTTAGAGTCATAATAGGGGAAGATGTTACTCATGCACTTCCTCAAATTATGGAAAAAATGCGGGGAGAAGGGATAGATATTACAACTGTGAATATTAAAAAGCCCTCAATGGATGATGTTTTTGTTCATTACACAGGTCATGGATTAAGAGAAGGCGATGAGAATGGAAAACAGCAAGGAACAGAAATAGGGGGGAATTTCTGA
- a CDS encoding ATP-binding protein yields MRKNIVEDPRFFSNSPQSPRISAIYKDIEELTELLVAYFKEGIERGEYCLWISPDKLTADRVKLEFEKAGLCVEHSLASSQLDILPAHPFPEDLTLFASAVKELTENGYRKTLSGGFSGFRTNFDFKGYGDLLKPCLETCEKAVETTAFENNKRLTLLCTLPLEELSGKSLLEIMEENNVLAKRKGKWKLLNKPEGKIELKNIFLEAEKNIEATNWTKNGLIMNMSHELRTPLNSVIGFSDLLLEGAFGSLNTRQSKYVGNILISGKNLLEIINNLLDISKLEAGERSLHYEDVDIASLIREVRMSLLSFASNKKISMEVKVDASLENIRADRIKLRQILYNLMNNAIKFTPEKGRVTVSARKNEGMLEIKVSDSGIGVSKEDHEKIFMPFIQADSSTGYGGAGLGLYVAKNFIDLHGGKIWVESEVEKGSMFIFTLPLDQKERI; encoded by the coding sequence TTGAGAAAAAATATTGTTGAAGACCCCAGATTTTTTTCAAACTCTCCGCAGAGTCCCCGGATTTCTGCTATATACAAGGATATCGAAGAATTGACAGAACTACTTGTCGCCTATTTTAAGGAAGGAATTGAAAGGGGAGAATACTGCTTATGGATTTCCCCTGATAAACTAACCGCTGATCGAGTAAAACTTGAATTTGAGAAGGCAGGATTGTGCGTCGAGCACTCTCTCGCTTCCTCTCAGCTGGACATTTTACCGGCGCATCCATTCCCCGAAGACCTTACCCTCTTTGCATCAGCAGTAAAAGAACTTACAGAAAACGGATATAGGAAGACCCTTTCTGGAGGATTTTCAGGATTTAGAACAAACTTTGATTTTAAAGGGTATGGAGACCTCCTTAAGCCCTGTCTTGAGACGTGCGAGAAGGCTGTCGAAACAACGGCTTTCGAGAATAACAAACGTCTCACACTGCTCTGTACCCTCCCTCTTGAAGAACTTTCAGGTAAATCATTGCTTGAAATAATGGAAGAAAATAATGTTCTTGCCAAAAGAAAGGGAAAATGGAAGCTTTTGAACAAACCAGAAGGCAAAATAGAACTCAAAAATATCTTTCTCGAAGCAGAAAAGAATATAGAAGCCACAAACTGGACCAAGAACGGGTTAATAATGAATATGAGTCATGAACTTCGAACTCCCCTTAATTCGGTCATAGGTTTCTCGGATTTACTGTTAGAAGGGGCTTTCGGATCCCTGAACACAAGGCAATCAAAATATGTAGGTAATATTCTCATAAGTGGGAAGAATCTTCTGGAAATTATCAACAATTTGCTTGATATCTCAAAGCTTGAAGCCGGTGAAAGAAGCCTTCACTATGAAGATGTGGATATTGCCAGCCTTATAAGGGAAGTGAGAATGAGTCTCCTCTCATTTGCCTCAAATAAGAAAATCAGTATGGAAGTCAAGGTTGATGCTTCCCTTGAGAATATCCGGGCTGACAGAATAAAACTAAGACAGATCCTGTACAATCTAATGAATAACGCTATAAAATTCACCCCTGAAAAAGGAAGAGTTACAGTAAGTGCCCGCAAAAATGAAGGGATGCTCGAGATTAAAGTTTCTGACAGCGGGATTGGGGTGTCAAAGGAGGATCACGAAAAAATATTTATGCCTTTTATTCAGGCTGATTCTTCCACGGGATACGGTGGCGCTGGACTCGGGCTGTATGTTGCTAAAAATTTCATAGATCTTCACGGAGGAAAAATATGGGTGGAATCGGAGGTGGAAAAAGGCAGTATGTTTATCTTTACTCTTCCGTTGGATCAGAAAGAGAGAATTTGA
- a CDS encoding ABC transporter permease, whose amino-acid sequence MIKFAQAVRIASGSIGSAKLRSALTTLGIVIGVAAVVVNASLGASFNQFFTDEISSVGSNFIIAASKQPNLFFDNEYNLMKNTPGITGVSPRKTMSGDLTYLSETKSVNVAGINEDFQEIQGLQMEKGTFLSDKDSFAAVLGYNIANEEFSKKISHRSTVKIAFRQEDGTLVTKSFKVKGVLKDSEPTVVSQDSDYDLTVFIPISTMNEMIGEKDYGAFLAMADSPEKVRDISDEVDRRLARNFGVPEREIGDEDSKPYYVFNQEEVLEQTGIIGDALNSFLLALALISLLVGSIGIMNIMLVTVTERTREIGIMKSVGYSNSNILSLFLLESVMVSLFGGIVGTVIGGLGAYALESALDLPPVFPLKLIEIGIVISILVGITAGLYPARKAARMNPVDALRYE is encoded by the coding sequence ATGATAAAATTTGCACAGGCAGTTCGTATAGCATCTGGGAGCATAGGAAGCGCTAAGCTAAGGTCTGCGCTTACGACGTTAGGAATAGTAATCGGTGTAGCCGCCGTAGTTGTTAATGCATCCCTTGGTGCTAGCTTTAATCAGTTTTTTACTGATGAGATTTCTTCTGTAGGCTCTAACTTTATTATTGCAGCTAGCAAGCAGCCAAATCTCTTCTTTGATAATGAGTATAATCTTATGAAGAACACTCCAGGGATTACAGGCGTATCTCCCAGAAAGACAATGAGTGGAGATCTAACGTATCTTTCAGAAACTAAAAGTGTCAATGTTGCAGGGATCAATGAAGATTTTCAGGAGATCCAGGGTCTGCAAATGGAAAAAGGTACTTTTCTATCGGATAAAGACAGCTTTGCTGCTGTCCTTGGATACAATATTGCAAACGAGGAGTTCAGTAAGAAAATCTCTCATAGAAGCACTGTGAAAATTGCTTTTCGACAGGAAGACGGCACTCTTGTGACGAAATCCTTTAAGGTAAAAGGGGTATTGAAAGATTCCGAGCCAACGGTTGTAAGTCAGGACAGTGACTACGATTTGACAGTTTTCATTCCCATTTCCACTATGAATGAGATGATCGGGGAAAAAGACTATGGAGCTTTCCTTGCAATGGCGGACAGTCCTGAGAAAGTTCGTGATATTTCAGATGAAGTGGATAGAAGATTAGCCCGGAATTTCGGAGTTCCGGAAAGAGAAATTGGTGACGAGGATTCAAAACCCTATTACGTCTTTAATCAGGAGGAAGTTCTTGAACAAACAGGAATAATTGGAGATGCTTTGAACTCTTTCCTGCTGGCTCTTGCCCTGATATCTCTCTTAGTGGGTTCAATAGGAATTATGAATATTATGCTTGTAACCGTAACTGAAAGAACGAGAGAAATCGGGATAATGAAATCTGTAGGTTACAGCAATTCCAATATTCTATCCCTTTTCTTGCTGGAATCTGTGATGGTCAGTCTCTTTGGAGGGATTGTAGGCACTGTAATCGGTGGTTTGGGAGCTTATGCTCTTGAGAGTGCCCTTGATCTTCCTCCAGTTTTCCCCTTAAAGTTGATTGAAATCGGGATTGTAATTTCTATCCTTGTGGGGATAACTGCTGGCTTATATCCTGCAAGAAAGGCTGCACGCATGAATCCTGTGGATGCTTTGAGATATGAGTAA
- a CDS encoding ABC transporter ATP-binding protein — protein METKTSINDVSAPGNSILETGTENSRLEGQLPSGENMVTSNEEPFKCDLRRLKKPQSDEILLTAAPIIEVIDVKKSYILGDVEVPILHDINLKVREGEFLAIMGPSGSGKSTLMNLIGFLDRPTRGKIIIKGLDINKLSDKEVARLRGLEIGFIFQTFNLIPRLTALENVELPTYANSRSGVNTHERAKELLRLVGLEDRMHHKPGELSGGQSQRVAIARALINDPAILLADEPTGNLDSKTGCEILNIFKKLNEDGRTIIMITHDSEIAGYADRIVFLKDGIIQSNAE, from the coding sequence ATGGAAACGAAGACATCCATTAATGATGTTTCTGCTCCCGGAAATTCAATATTGGAGACAGGAACTGAAAATTCCAGACTTGAAGGACAACTGCCCTCAGGAGAAAACATGGTTACTTCAAATGAAGAACCGTTTAAATGTGATTTGCGCCGTTTGAAAAAACCACAGAGTGACGAAATATTATTGACAGCAGCTCCCATTATTGAAGTGATTGATGTCAAAAAGAGTTATATTCTTGGAGACGTGGAAGTTCCGATTCTTCACGATATCAACCTAAAAGTACGGGAGGGAGAATTCCTTGCCATCATGGGACCTTCTGGTTCGGGGAAGAGTACACTCATGAATCTTATAGGTTTTCTTGATAGACCTACGAGGGGGAAAATCATAATTAAAGGTCTTGATATCAATAAATTATCTGACAAAGAAGTTGCCAGGCTCAGAGGGCTGGAGATCGGTTTTATTTTCCAGACATTCAACCTGATCCCCCGACTTACAGCTCTTGAGAATGTTGAACTTCCTACCTATGCTAACTCGAGGAGTGGGGTTAATACTCATGAGAGAGCAAAGGAGTTGCTTAGACTCGTGGGGCTGGAGGACAGGATGCACCATAAGCCGGGTGAGCTTTCAGGAGGGCAATCACAGAGAGTTGCCATCGCCCGAGCTCTTATAAATGACCCTGCGATCCTTCTTGCAGATGAACCGACCGGAAACCTTGACTCGAAAACAGGTTGTGAAATTCTAAATATATTTAAAAAACTTAACGAAGATGGCAGAACCATTATAATGATTACCCACGATTCAGAAATTGCAGGGTATGCGGACAGGATAGTGTTCTTAAAGGATGGGATAATTCAGAGCAATGCGGAATAA